One genomic segment of Anaerobacillus alkaliphilus includes these proteins:
- the dusB gene encoding tRNA dihydrouridine synthase DusB, which produces MLRVGDIALKNPVVLAPMAGVCNPAFRLIAKEFGAGLVCAEMVSDKAILQKNEKSLQMLFVDEREKPLSLQIFGGDRQTLVEAAKVVDQQTNADIIDINMGCPVPKITKCDAGAKWLLDPNKIYEMVAAVVDAVQKPVTVKMRMGWDEEHIYAVRNAQAVERAGGKAVAVHGRTRVQMYEGTADWDIIRQVKESVGIPVIGNGDVKTPQDAKRLLETTGADGVMIGRAALGNPWMLYRTVQYLETGELAADPTPREKFDVCMLHLDRLIALKGERVAVREMRKHVAWYVKGIKGATKIKDQINQFDSRDEIKHVLYSFVEELEAREAVEVI; this is translated from the coding sequence GTGACATTGCCCTGAAAAACCCTGTAGTATTAGCGCCTATGGCTGGAGTTTGTAATCCGGCTTTCCGTTTAATTGCCAAGGAATTCGGTGCAGGGCTAGTATGTGCAGAAATGGTTAGTGATAAAGCTATTTTGCAAAAAAATGAAAAATCGTTACAGATGCTCTTTGTTGATGAGCGAGAAAAGCCATTGAGCTTACAAATTTTCGGTGGTGACAGACAAACCTTAGTGGAAGCTGCCAAGGTAGTCGACCAACAAACGAATGCAGATATCATTGATATAAATATGGGCTGTCCAGTACCTAAAATCACGAAATGTGATGCAGGGGCAAAATGGCTGCTTGATCCGAATAAAATCTATGAAATGGTTGCGGCTGTTGTTGATGCAGTCCAAAAACCTGTAACAGTAAAGATGCGCATGGGTTGGGATGAAGAACATATTTACGCTGTTCGAAATGCTCAAGCTGTCGAAAGAGCTGGTGGGAAAGCAGTAGCGGTTCATGGTAGAACTCGAGTGCAAATGTACGAAGGAACTGCAGATTGGGATATTATTAGACAAGTAAAGGAATCAGTAGGTATCCCCGTTATAGGGAATGGAGATGTAAAGACACCCCAAGATGCGAAAAGGCTGCTCGAAACTACCGGTGCGGACGGAGTAATGATTGGTAGAGCAGCTCTAGGTAATCCTTGGATGTTATACCGTACAGTTCAATATTTAGAAACAGGTGAGTTAGCAGCAGACCCTACCCCGCGCGAGAAGTTTGATGTCTGTATGCTTCATTTAGATCGCCTTATTGCCTTAAAAGGAGAGCGAGTTGCTGTTCGTGAAATGAGAAAGCATGTTGCTTGGTATGTAAAAGGTATTAAAGGGGCTACTAAAATAAAGGACCAAATTAATCAATTCGACTCAAGAGATGAGATTAAACATGTACTTTATTCTTTTGTAGAAGAATTGGAAGCGAGAGAAGCAGTAGAAGTAATTTGA